The genomic region CATCAGGCAGGGATTCGCGTGCTGATGATTACGGGCGACCACGCCGCCACCGCCCGCGCGATTGCGGCGCAGCTGCACATCGCCCCACCGGACGCGGAGGTGATTACAGGCGCAGAAATGGAGCGCATGACCGACGCGGAGCTGCGCGAGCGCGTGCGCACGGTGAATGTGTTCGCCCGTGTGTCGCCTGAGCATAAGCTGCGCGTGGTGCGGGCGTTGCAGGCGAACGGCGAGACGGTGGCGGTTACGGGCGATGGGGTGAACGATGCCCCTGCGCTCAAAGCCGCCGATGTCGGCGTGGCGATGGGCAAAAGCGGCACCGATGTCGCCCGCGAAGCCGCCGACATCGTGCTGGCGGACGACAACTTCGTGAGTATCCGCAACGCCGTTGAAGAGGGGCGCGTCGCCTTCAAGAACCTGCGCAACGCGACCTTCTTCCTCATCTCGACGGGCGCAG from Dehalococcoidia bacterium harbors:
- a CDS encoding HAD-IC family P-type ATPase codes for the protein HQAGIRVLMITGDHAATARAIAAQLHIAPPDAEVITGAEMERMTDAELRERVRTVNVFARVSPEHKLRVVRALQANGETVAVTGDGVNDAPALKAADVGVAMGKSGTDVAREAADIVLADDNFVSIRNAVEEGRVAFKNLRNATFFLISTGAGSVLMFLFAVLLGMPMPMLPAQLLWLNLVTNGLQDVAMAFEPGDKSIMRQKPRPRDEGIISNLLWERTVLVGLLIAVAGLWLFHYEYTTTGSLARAQTVA